A stretch of Kaistella flava (ex Peng et al. 2021) DNA encodes these proteins:
- a CDS encoding transposase, whose translation MLNETEVLKLLLPEFLIDHFEIVKFEEINKVVHLYFEEKNTIPKEFTSLTLQSKGFLPEITVDDFPLRGKSVKLHIKRRRWTDVKSGDIIQRDWNLIAKGTRMTQDFAEFLKKISRY comes from the coding sequence ATGCTAAACGAAACAGAAGTTCTTAAATTATTACTACCTGAATTTTTAATTGATCATTTTGAAATTGTGAAATTTGAAGAAATAAATAAAGTTGTGCATCTTTATTTTGAGGAAAAAAATACGATTCCCAAAGAATTTACGTCCCTTACTTTGCAATCAAAGGGTTTTCTGCCCGAAATAACGGTAGATGATTTTCCGCTGCGTGGAAAGTCTGTAAAACTCCATATCAAACGCCGAAGATGGACAGATGTGAAATCGGGAGACATTATTCAAAGAGATTGGAATCTCATCGCTAAAGGAACTCGCATGACACAGGATTTTGCAGAGTTCTTAAAAAAAATCAGCCGATACTAA
- a CDS encoding ISL3 family transposase, with protein MYGVNGRKFQRQYKKSISDFKDWDQKEHAADWILYSENLSDQLSLDEVALSDGELYTVLTSKKAKGRKGSIVAIIKGTQSDKVIEQILKISRKLRQKVKEITLDMAGSMKLIAKRCFPNAVQVIDRFHVQKLATEALQNLRIQHRWEAIDLENTLLTEAKRERRSRKLKFLKMVIPESNSWQGADIYSTKPKKSGHQAKTKERTYYSRTIPT; from the coding sequence ATGTATGGCGTGAATGGAAGAAAATTTCAACGACAATATAAAAAAAGCATTAGCGACTTTAAAGATTGGGATCAGAAAGAACATGCTGCAGACTGGATCTTATATTCTGAAAACCTCTCTGACCAGCTTTCTTTAGATGAAGTCGCTCTTTCTGACGGGGAATTGTACACTGTTCTTACCTCCAAAAAAGCAAAGGGCAGAAAAGGAAGTATCGTAGCCATTATTAAAGGAACTCAGAGTGATAAAGTCATTGAACAAATTCTGAAAATCAGTAGAAAACTCCGACAGAAAGTTAAAGAGATCACACTCGATATGGCAGGTTCAATGAAACTCATTGCTAAAAGATGTTTCCCCAATGCCGTGCAGGTTATTGACCGCTTTCATGTTCAAAAGCTCGCCACAGAAGCATTGCAGAACCTCAGAATACAACATCGATGGGAAGCCATTGATTTGGAAAACACTTTACTAACCGAGGCAAAGAGAGAAAGAAGAAGCCGGAAATTGAAGTTTTTGAAAATGGTGATACCAGAAAGCAACTCTTGGCAAGGAGCCGATATTTACTCTACAAAACCAAAGAAAAGTGGACACCAAGCCAAAACCAAAGAGCGGACATATTATTCTCGCACTATCCCGACTTAG
- a CDS encoding transposase yields the protein MARSRYLLYKTKEKWTPSQNQRADILFSHYPDLEKAYHLSDGLRKIYNQNIQKSVAMLKLAHWFKKVEESGFKSFSVLMKTIMNHYNDILNYFDQRSTNASAESFNAKIKNFRLQLRGVKDKTFFLFRLSKLFA from the coding sequence TTGGCAAGGAGCCGATATTTACTCTACAAAACCAAAGAAAAGTGGACACCAAGCCAAAACCAAAGAGCGGACATATTATTCTCGCACTATCCCGACTTAGAAAAAGCCTATCATTTATCTGATGGGCTGAGAAAAATTTACAATCAAAATATTCAAAAGTCCGTCGCAATGCTCAAATTAGCACATTGGTTCAAAAAGGTAGAAGAATCGGGCTTTAAATCATTTTCAGTACTCATGAAAACCATTATGAATCATTACAATGATATTCTCAATTATTTTGATCAGAGAAGCACAAATGCTTCTGCAGAATCTTTTAATGCGAAAATAAAAAACTTCAGATTACAACTTCGAGGTGTAAAAGACAAAACATTTTTCTTGTTCAGATTATCTAAACTTTTTGCTTAG